TTTATTCTTTTTCACAACTAGAATAAGCTCAAAGCACTATCTTTGCTCGCTAAAAGTAAGATGTTTTCCATATCTTACTTTTGATTTAACTTTTATAATCCCTCCTCTCCTTATATTATTTTAAACAAGAAAAACTATTTTAATATCTTAGCCCAATTCCCTTTTAGTTATAATTAATCATAAAAGTATTCGAGCATTTTGTTTATAAACAAATGATTAGGCAATTGTTAAGAATATGTCAAGATTAAGTATACTATAATAATGAGTCTCTTCATATTTCAATAAAATATGGAATGATATTTGCTAGATATTGTTGATTATTAGATAAATGAAAAAACGAAGAAATATTTTTAAAATATATGCTTTCTTCTAATCAAAAATCTTATTTTTGCCCTTAGTTGAAGTATTTAATTTGAGATAATAATAAAAAGATAGAAAGATGAAAATCATACTTAAACTTGTTCTACTTGTTACAATTATAGTATTAGGTTACTTTGTAGTTGAAAGTATTATGGAACCCGTAAGATTCAATAAAGAAAAAGACCTAAGAGAAGAACTAGTCATTCAAAAATTAGAAGACATTAGAGCAGCACAATTGGCATACAAAACCATTAATGGGACTTACATGGCTGACTGGGATACTCTAATCTCCTTTATTAAGGATAGCGAATTTCCAATTATTAAAGAAATAGCAGACCCTAATGATACCACAAATACTTTAATTATACGTGATACTCTAGGGTATATTCCTATTGTTGATTCATTATTTAGTCATAGAGAGCTATTTAATGCAGATCATCTTAAATATGTACCCATTCCGCAAAAATACTTTGCAAACGAAAAATTTGAACTCGCTTCTGGAGCTATTACTAGAGGAGGGTCGCCTGTAAATGTTTTCGAATGTCAGGTTTCATATGACGTTATCTTAAAGGGATTGGACAAACAGTTAATTATAAACTTGAATAAGAAATTAACTGAAATGAGTAAATACCCAGGTTTAAAAGTTGGAAGTCTAACAGAAGCTTCTACTGAAGGTAACTGGAAGTAATATTTATGCCAAGGCAAGATTCTTTAAAAGCAAGGGCAGAATATTTCGATTCAACTTATTCAGTTGAAAATCATAAAAATTACAGACTATCCATTCAGCTTCGGCTGAATGGATTTTCTTTTGCCATATTTTCTGCAGAGACCAAGAAGATTTTGAAAATTCAGGAATATGGAATTCATTGGAATAAAGATGGTAGTTCTGAGCAAAAATGGCAGATGCTCAACCAATCCTTATTGGATACTCTAGAAAAAGAGAATTTTGAATTTATGGTCTTTCCCTCAGTAAAGGTAATCCTTGACCATAAAGAATATCATCTACAGGCTCCAATATATGCAGATGATGCAAAAAAAGATAAAGAAATTGATTTTAATCAAAGCATTGGATATTCTCATACTACTCTTAGCAAAAAAATTTCAGGTGTTGATAGTATCATCTCATATGCCATCCCCTCCTTTATAAAACATACAATATCAGACTATTTTTCAAAAGCTCAAACCTTACACATAATAGATGTGTTAATCAATGATATTAGAATTCTACATCAAAACAAGGTTATTGGTAAAAGGCTTTATGTTAATATTTCAGATAGAGATATTCATATTATAGCCTATGATAGTGAACTTATCTTCTCAAACTCTTTTACTTATAGTACTAAAGAAGATTTCATCTATTTTATTTTATTAGCTTTTGAACAGCTAGCAATGAATCCGGAAGAGGATCCTCTCTATTTCATGGGAGAAATCAGCCGTTCTTCAGCCCTATTTAATATTGCTTGGCAATATATTAGAAATGTACATTTCATGGGAATGCAATTACCTGCAATGCTAAGTCAGGATTTTGATCAATTACCTATTCACCAATATTACTTACTCTTACAATCGAATATATGCGAATAATTGCAGGGAAATTTGGAAGGAGACGCCTTAAAACTCCAAAAAACCTATTGCTCAGACCTACAACTGATATTGCAAAAGAGGGCCTTTTTAACATCTTAAACAATCGCCTTTATTTTGACGAGCAAAAGGTTTTAGACCTATTTGCAGGAACAGGTAGTATCTCCTTTGAATTTATTTCTAGAGAAGCCGAACACGTAACATGTGTTGAGAATAATCTAATACATTTCAAGTTTATTACTTCGGTAAAGAATGATTTGTCTATGGAGAATCTACAGCCTTTAAAAACTGATGTATTCAAATTCCTAAGTATTAACAAAAGGTCATTTTCTTTAATTTTTGCTGATCCTCCATTTGAGTTAGACCATATTGAAACCTTACCTGGGTTAATATTTAATGGAACACATTTATCAGAAGGTGGACTATTCATATTGGAACATTCCGATAAGCATAGTTTTGAGAAACATGAGCACTTTGTAGAACTCAGAAAATATGGAAAAGTTCACTTTAGTTTTTTCGAAAGAAATCACTAGCTTCTTGCTCCTGTTCCTCTTTTAGTTTGTCAAGACTTTGCAAATAAGATCTCAGATTTTCTCGAGGGTTAGGTGGGAAGTAATCTAATAAATGGGTTTGCTCATCGAGGAGGATATATTGAGGGAAAATTTTTACTCTATATTCATTGAGCAGGGCAAAATCATCATTAAACCATAAGAAATCCCAATTTGCATTTTGGGCTTTTGCCCATTTTACAGATTCCTCTTTTTCCAGACCAGTAAACACAGTTAGTACTTGCAAGTTACTGTTTTCTTTAATCAACGATTTTAAAACTCTTATATCTGCCTCGCAAGTTTCACAGTTTGGTGAGACAAACATAAGATAAGTTCTTTTTCCTTTAAAATCTTTTATTGATTTTTGCTGATCGACTAGATTAGATAAAGAAAATGGAGGCACTTCCCCTCCCGAAACAAACGTGTTTAAACTTTTCAGAAGGTTAGCAGAAATCTTTCGATTCTCTACATACTTGCTATCCATTGCTAATTGATTGATTATTTCATTCAATTGTACTTTCTTCATTCCACTATTATAGAATAATTGCTTAATAGAATAGAGGA
This region of Lentimicrobium sp. L6 genomic DNA includes:
- a CDS encoding DUF3822 family protein, with the translated sequence MPRQDSLKARAEYFDSTYSVENHKNYRLSIQLRLNGFSFAIFSAETKKILKIQEYGIHWNKDGSSEQKWQMLNQSLLDTLEKENFEFMVFPSVKVILDHKEYHLQAPIYADDAKKDKEIDFNQSIGYSHTTLSKKISGVDSIISYAIPSFIKHTISDYFSKAQTLHIIDVLINDIRILHQNKVIGKRLYVNISDRDIHIIAYDSELIFSNSFTYSTKEDFIYFILLAFEQLAMNPEEDPLYFMGEISRSSALFNIAWQYIRNVHFMGMQLPAMLSQDFDQLPIHQYYLLLQSNICE
- the rsmD gene encoding 16S rRNA (guanine(966)-N(2))-methyltransferase RsmD, with the translated sequence MRIIAGKFGRRRLKTPKNLLLRPTTDIAKEGLFNILNNRLYFDEQKVLDLFAGTGSISFEFISREAEHVTCVENNLIHFKFITSVKNDLSMENLQPLKTDVFKFLSINKRSFSLIFADPPFELDHIETLPGLIFNGTHLSEGGLFILEHSDKHSFEKHEHFVELRKYGKVHFSFFERNH